The following nucleotide sequence is from Peribacillus sp. ACCC06369.
AGCTGAAAGCCTTTCGTTTCTTCAGGAAGCTCATAATCTGATGTGTTGTAATTGGATTGTGGCTCTTCAAGTTCTTTAATGCTCAATGATAGACGTTGATCCGTTTCATTGACATCCAGGACTTTCACTTCGACTGACTGGCCTTCTTTAAGTACTTCTTGTGGTGTGGCAATATGCTTGTGCGAAATCTGTGAAATATGGACAAGCCCTTCTACCCCTGGGAAAATCTCCACGAATGCACCGAAAGAAACAAGGCGTTTAACGATTCCCTCTTGTGTAGAGCCTTTTGCCGCTTTTTCGGCAACGCCTGCCCATGGTCCCGGAAGAGTATCCTTAATGGAAAGTGAAATCCTTTCATTATCACGATCAATGGATAGGACTTTCACCTGCACCTTATCGCCTTCTGAAACGACATCGGATGCTTTTTCGACATGCTGATGGGAAAGCTGGGAAATGTGGACAAGACCGTCTACGCCTCCAATATCCACGAATGCACCAAAATCGGTAATCCTTTGGACCACGCCCTCAAGCACTTGCCCGCTTTCGATTTTATCCAAAACGTTTGCTTTTTGTTTTTCCTTTTGGTCTTGAACGACTGCCCGATGTGAGAGGATCAAGCGATTCTTGTCTTTCTCAAGCTCAACGATCTTGAATGTTAAAGTTTTGTTTTTGTAATCAGAAAAGTCTTCAACGAAATAGTCTTCTACAAGAGAAGCTGGAACAAATCCACGTACGCCTAGATCTACAACAAGCCCGCCTTTGACGACATCTTTAACTTCGGCCTCAAAAACGTCTCCGTTCTCAAATTTCAATTCCAGGTCATCCCATGCTTTCAGAGCGTCAATTTTACGTTTTGATAGAATGATAGCTTCTTCTTCAACTTTAATGACTTCCAGCTCCAATACATCACCTTCCGAAACGGCATCTGACGCCTTTTCGACATGAAGGCTTGAAAGCTCACTTATAGGAATGATCCCATTAGTCTTACTGTTTTCCACATCGACAATGACCTGTTTTTCTTCCACCTTTGAAACGGTTGCTTTAACTTGATCCCCAACTTTGTAATTGTTCACTTCTACCTGGTTCATACCTTCTGTCATTACTAACTCCTCCTTAACCCATGACTGATCAGCTAACTTCCTCTTCATCGGCCACATATTTTATTTAAAGTGGTTCAATAAAAACACTTTCCTAATAAAGATAAAAACAGTTTTCTTAAGAGTTATAAGGTTATATTCCTTTTCATCCCCAATAAGGAACAATACCCCTATTTTATAAATTCTAACAAAATCAGAAAATTGTCAAGTATGAAGGACTATTTATGCTCGGAAATCAATTTCCCAATTTGGTCCATGATGATTTTGGTAGCTTCATCGGCTGATATTTTCCGTTCCCGATATTCGGTAAAATTTATTGGAGGGCCGTATACGACCTTCAACGGACGCAAAAATTTATATGGGCCGATGATCGCACACGGTATGATCACGGCATCAGATCTCAGCGCGAAAAATCCAGCACCCGCCAAACCTTCTCCCAATTCACCTGTCTTACTTCTGGTACCCTCGGGAAACAGTCCAATCACCTTGCCTTCCTTCAAAATCTTTAACCCTTTTCTAAGAGATTCGCGATCGCTATTGCCCCGCTTCACCGGAAATGCATTTACTCTTGGTAATATACCCTTTAAAACCGGTGCATGAAACAACTCTTCTTTCGCCATGAAATGAATATCCCTTGGTGAAGTTATGCCAACTATAGGCGGATCCAAATTATCAATGTGATTGGCACAGATCAATACTCCGCCCTCTTTAGGGAAATGTTCCTTTCCGAGCGTTTTAACCCTAAACGAAGGCATTAAAACGCCTTTTACGACGTTCTTGGCAAATGTGTAAAAATCCAATGTCATCTTTTCCTCTCTTCTATTAAAGACATGATACTTTCTGCAACTTCTTGAATCGATAATGAAGTCGTATCAATTTCGATAGCATCCGCTGCCTTCTTCAGGGGCGATACCTCGCGTTCAGAGTCCAGCTTGTCCCTAGTAGCAATTTCCTCCCTTAATTTTTCAATATCGGATGGAAAACCTTTCAAAATATTTTCCTGATGCCTCCGCTGTGCCCTTTCATCTACAGAAGCGATAAGAAATACCTTTACCTCGGCGTTTGGTAAGACATGCGTACCGATATCCCTGCCATCCATGACGACTCCGCCATTTTCACCAAAGATTTGCTGCCTGCGCACCATTTCTTCCCGGATGCTCCTGTGCTTTGCCACTTCCGAAACAGAACCGGTCACTTCATTGTTCCTGATTTGGGCTGTCACGTCCTCATTATCGACGAACACCAACTGCCCATTTTCACTTGGTCTTAATTCGATTTCTGTATTGATGAGAACTTCAGATAATGCTTGTTCATCATTCAGGCGAATCTTTTGATTAAGGGCCTTATAGGTAAGGGCCCTGTACATAGCACCTGTATCCACATATATGTAATTGAACTTTTCTGCAACAATTTTAGCAACCGTGCTTTTCCCAGCAGCAGCTGGTCCATCGATTGCAACTGATAATTTTTTTTCCATAAATCCTCCCAAGAATCCTACAATCATGCTGATTATTTAGTACCCTTTCATTTTATCACAACTAGCGGGAAAATCATTAATAAAAGGGATGTGTTCGTTCAAAATCACCTTTGTTCAACTTTCGGTTTATACAGCCATCAAAATTATCCTTTATCGAAAAACCTTCATACAAAAAAAGCGGATCACCGCTTTCACTTTGGGGTCCCATTGAAAGTTTCAATGATTTTCGTATAATTATTGCTAGTGACACCTTCGTATTTCGAGAGCTTGGTCAAATCAAAGATTTGATCCTCCCTGCTTAAAAGGAACTGGAAAAAAAATAAGCAGACCAATTGGATGATGATCACTTTAATTAATAGTCTTTCAAATGTTTTCATAAGCCGCACCTTCCATACTGTTTATATTAGCAGTATGGATGGAATCACTGTTTTTCATTCAATCATGTCAAACATACAAGCCTTTTTTCTTTCAGTCCACCTGCTTTTCAAAAATAAATCTCATAATGTCTGTACATCATTTTTTGTCGGTTCAAGAACTTGGACGTGCAGCAGCATATTCACATACTCTTTCTCCGTTAAACGAATGACCTTGGTTTTTAACCTTAAATAATGAATCTCCGTCCACGTCCTTGTATGAAGGAAACCCATAATATTACCCATTAATCTTCCCATATAATCCATAAATCCTTTAAGTTATTATGTCATGAAATAAAAAAAGGGAAAGTGCTAGGCACATTTCCCCACTGTGTATGAATCATCTTAGCAGTTTAAATTAAATTTTCATATACCGGTTCGGAATTCTTTAATTTTTCCACCTTTTCTTCTTGACCGGTGTCTGCATTAATGAAAATGCGGTACGTATCATCTTTAATCGTACCAAGGAATTCATAACAAAGAACTTCTTCACCAATATCATTGGTGATTAACGCCTTTCCTTCATCCATTATTTTCACATTCGCGTTGATTTTGTCCTTAGCTTCTTTCTCGGATATTTTCGGATTCCCTATTTCCCTGGTTTTATGTGATTTTAAATACTCGTCGGCTGAAAACCCTATAACGGATCCATCATCCAATGCAATTTTAACCTTGACTGAATCAGGATAAATCTTGACTCCATTTTCAGATGTCACGAAATTCAGTAATGCGATATTATCGTACTGAGCACTTTCAAATAGTTCAAGTGAACTGAAATCATGTTCCCTTAAAAATTCTTCGGCTTTTGTATAGGCTTGATTCAAATCAATGGTTGTCTTGTTCACATCCCTATTATTGATATACCAAATAGGGTAACCGCCTTTTTTTGTCAAATCCATATTCATTTCGATATCGGATTCTTTATCGAGGATGCTCACACTGTAAAATCCATAATCGGAACCTTTGCCATTTTCTTCAACATTCACCTTCAAATTTCTGCTTTTTGAATGGGCATAGCTTTTTGCTGTCTCAATTGCTTCTTCTTTTGAAATGGTTTCACCTTGCAAATTTTTGAAGTTTTCATCCCTCTGTTGTGCAGAAGTAAAAGTCGGATTCATCTCATTCGTTTCCCCATACCCAGATACTTTTTTCTCTACCGTTTTTAATCCGTCGATGATTGTGTTATCCGAATTTTCTTTTCCTGATGCAAGTGCCATTTGGACATCCATCCACCTTAAATTGTTTTTAAGGACTAGATACTGCACTTTTCTTAACTCGCCCTGGATGTCTCCTGCCTGTGTGTACAAGGATTGTAAAGTCGAATATTCCTGATCATTCAATGGTTCTTTTTCAAGGTCACGTACAGCCGTTTTATAACTGAAGTCCGCAATTTTCGATAAAAATTCTTCTGTCTTATTAAAAGGAAGCAAGGTCAATGGCAACTGCCCGACATCACTTTGGGCTTCTGAAGTGATACGCCAAACATCTGTTAAAGCTGGACTTAATGAATAACGTGAATTCATAGCCAAAGTACTGCCGACCTTATCGTGCAATAAATCTACTTGATAGCTTAAATCATGAAAGGCTCGCTGATACGTATTTTCCGCGTTGATTAGTACAGCATTTTTTTCCTTATGTTCT
It contains:
- the ypeB gene encoding germination protein YpeB, whose amino-acid sequence is MIRNIVIALLVVVVAGTAFWGYQEHKEKNAVLINAENTYQRAFHDLSYQVDLLHDKVGSTLAMNSRYSLSPALTDVWRITSEAQSDVGQLPLTLLPFNKTEEFLSKIADFSYKTAVRDLEKEPLNDQEYSTLQSLYTQAGDIQGELRKVQYLVLKNNLRWMDVQMALASGKENSDNTIIDGLKTVEKKVSGYGETNEMNPTFTSAQQRDENFKNLQGETISKEEAIETAKSYAHSKSRNLKVNVEENGKGSDYGFYSVSILDKESDIEMNMDLTKKGGYPIWYINNRDVNKTTIDLNQAYTKAEEFLREHDFSSLELFESAQYDNIALLNFVTSENGVKIYPDSVKVKIALDDGSVIGFSADEYLKSHKTREIGNPKISEKEAKDKINANVKIMDEGKALITNDIGEEVLCYEFLGTIKDDTYRIFINADTGQEEKVEKLKNSEPVYENLI
- the rpsA gene encoding 30S ribosomal protein S1 → MTEGMNQVEVNNYKVGDQVKATVSKVEEKQVIVDVENSKTNGIIPISELSSLHVEKASDAVSEGDVLELEVIKVEEEAIILSKRKIDALKAWDDLELKFENGDVFEAEVKDVVKGGLVVDLGVRGFVPASLVEDYFVEDFSDYKNKTLTFKIVELEKDKNRLILSHRAVVQDQKEKQKANVLDKIESGQVLEGVVQRITDFGAFVDIGGVDGLVHISQLSHQHVEKASDVVSEGDKVQVKVLSIDRDNERISLSIKDTLPGPWAGVAEKAAKGSTQEGIVKRLVSFGAFVEIFPGVEGLVHISQISHKHIATPQEVLKEGQSVEVKVLDVNETDQRLSLSIKELEEPQSNYNTSDYELPEETKGFQLGEMIGDQLKKLK
- a CDS encoding lysophospholipid acyltransferase family protein, which gives rise to MTLDFYTFAKNVVKGVLMPSFRVKTLGKEHFPKEGGVLICANHIDNLDPPIVGITSPRDIHFMAKEELFHAPVLKGILPRVNAFPVKRGNSDRESLRKGLKILKEGKVIGLFPEGTRSKTGELGEGLAGAGFFALRSDAVIIPCAIIGPYKFLRPLKVVYGPPINFTEYRERKISADEATKIIMDQIGKLISEHK
- a CDS encoding YpfB family protein; its protein translation is MKTFERLLIKVIIIQLVCLFFFQFLLSREDQIFDLTKLSKYEGVTSNNYTKIIETFNGTPK
- the cmk gene encoding (d)CMP kinase, which encodes MEKKLSVAIDGPAAAGKSTVAKIVAEKFNYIYVDTGAMYRALTYKALNQKIRLNDEQALSEVLINTEIELRPSENGQLVFVDNEDVTAQIRNNEVTGSVSEVAKHRSIREEMVRRQQIFGENGGVVMDGRDIGTHVLPNAEVKVFLIASVDERAQRRHQENILKGFPSDIEKLREEIATRDKLDSEREVSPLKKAADAIEIDTTSLSIQEVAESIMSLIEERKR